One window of Branchiostoma lanceolatum isolate klBraLanc5 chromosome 6, klBraLanc5.hap2, whole genome shotgun sequence genomic DNA carries:
- the LOC136437108 gene encoding toll-like receptor 13, whose translation MWADKPGWSNKKGLQSAIGRYKVHTGRPSQEKTTKMSPVLLLLLVLHLKEFAEGSPSTTRPEIPCQIVDSTEVNCEALRLRSVPHPLPNTTLSLQFCFNQLRELTNNSFHGLSHLLELRLCYNQLELIEEDAFVGLGHLQTLDLSTNNILALSREVFFPLRLLQKLDLGWNRLLEIPKGITVLASLWYVRLSHNDISSIKLQVFRELHQIREIILYTNPVSYISAEDLQTVAQLNLEHFSIAGTVPTLAQLQGGALSKLKCVRKLDLSAIKIGTRQDFWQHLSELENGAVTSLSLVAIGLGTPEKGTLACLPKSVETLNLEDNGIKTLKNDVFARLPNLKELKFGLNPISTIEAGAFRGLEKLACLDLILNDLTFVNQEVFLPISLTLQKLDLGGNNLRIQPGNFQTLQKLESLNLENNGITIFEPSHFQGLKNLKELNIDDNAALFSSAYSGIFQYLPRLNKLYSRWNILGQSLENTLKTIPASLQVMDLTGCRLRGHNGKKEFMFIPQKSLQVLIIRKVDISTAIYAITYPFRSWTFHNLTELERLDMSLNHFTVVPKEAFWYLRKLTHLDLHGNTLNSLHVKTFGDLLRLQFLDLSSNKIDSIKPHLLFPMMSLKTLNLTKNFILSIEARTVLYFHHLHLLDLSHNPYSCTCGLRGFVQWIKNTTAVRIKSLVLKNSYTCFAPGELKNVPLLDLELDCDFHTAYYMCIVMSTLVFLYTTMAFLIGRYHPYLQYCFLYLRGKARGYQALPRRNRHIVYDAFVSYNCESLRWVQNQLIPNLEDRRPHYRLCIADRDFLAGRDIVDNIVEGIQQSRKTVCLLTKRFIASGWCTLEFKLARHRLFDEGEDVLILVLLEDVPVTQLSRYHLLQRLMSRKTYLVWPGDPAGRALFWARLRLALGSRNRLPQGQEVEDDLV comes from the exons ATGTGGGCAGACAAACCAGGCTGGAGCAATAAGAAGGGACTCCAGTCAGCCATCGGAAGATACAAGGTGCACACTGGGAGACCGTCTCAAGAAAAGACCACAAAGATGAGTCCTGTTCTTCTGCTACTTCTTGTGCTACACCTTAAGGAGTTTGCTGAAGGGAGTCCTTCAACAACCAGGCCTGAGATCCCGTGCCAGATCGTGGACTCCACAGAAGTGAACTGTGAGGCATTACGGCTCAGGTCAGTGCCTCACCCCCTGCCGAACACCACCCTTTCGCTTCAGTTCTGCTTCAATCAACTCCGGGAGTTAACAAACAACTCTTTCCACGGCCTGAGTCATCTTCTTGAGCTGCGGTTATGTTATAATCAGCTGGAGCTCATTGAAGAAGATGCCTTCGTGGGTCTTGGCCACTTGCAAACGCTGGACTTGTCAACTAACAACATTCTTGCCTTGAGCAGAGAGGTCTTCTTTCCTCTGCGATTGTTGCAAAAGCTGGACTTAGGTTGGAACAGACTTCTTGAAATCCCCAAGGGGATAACAGTACTGGCTAGTTTATGGTATGTTCGACTGAGTCACAACGACATTTCCTCTATAAAACTGCAAGTTTTCAGAGAACTGCACCAAATACGAGAAATCATTCTGTACACCAACCCTGTATCCTACATCAGTGCAGAAGATCTCCAAACCGTGGCACAGCTCAACCTGGAGCATTTCTCCATAGCAGGGACCGTACCAACTCTGGCACAGCTACAGGGGGGAGCCCTATCCAAACTGAAGTGCGTTAGGAAACTGGATTTATCTGCAATCAAAATAGGGACAAGACAAGACTTTTGGCAACATCTCAGCGAGTTGGAAAACGGCGCTGTTACTTCCCTCTCCCTTGTTGCCATCGGTTTAGGAACACCCGAGAAAGGAactctagcctgcctgcctaaATCTGTGGAGACACTGAATCTTGAAGACAATGGAATAAAAACGCTTAAAAACGATGTTTTTGCCAGGCTTCCGAACTTGAAGGAACTGAAATTTGGCCTAAATCCAATATCCACCATAGAGGCTGGAGCATTCAGAGGCCTGGAGAAACTGGCATGCCTGGATCTTATTCTGAATGACCTCACTTTTGTGAACCAGGAAGTCTTCCTTCCAATATCCTTAACATTACAAAAGCTAGACCTTGGTGGAAACAATCTAAGAATACAACCGGGGAACTTTCAAACGTTGCAGAAGTTGGAGAGTCTGAACCTAGAAAACAATGGAATCACTATTTTCGAGCCTTCTCACTTTCAAGGACTGAAGAATCTAAAGGAACTGAACATAGACGACAATGCAGCACTCTTTTCTAGCGCATATTCAGGCATTTTTCAATACCTGCCTCGACTGAACAAGCTATATTCCAGATGGAACATCTTAGGTCAGAGCCTTGAAAACACTCTTAAGACAATTCCAGCATCCTTGCAAGTCATGGATTTGACTGGGTGTCGACTTCGGGGCCACAATGGGAAAAAAGAGTTCATGTTTATACCACAGAAATCACTCCAAGTTCTTATAATCAGAAAGGTAGACATCTCAACTGCAATATATGCCATAACATACCCATTCAGGTCCTGGACTTTCCACAACCTAACGGAGCTGGAACGGCTGGACATGTCCCTGAACCACTTCACCGTCGTGCCCAAGGAGGCCTTCTGGTATCTAAGAAAGCTGACCCATCTTGATCTCCATGGCAATACCCTGAATAGCCTTCACGTCAAGACTTTCGGAGATCTTTTAAGGCTACAGTTTCTTGACCTCTCGAGTAACAAAATCGACAGCATAAAACCACACCTTCTCTTCCCCATGATGTCACTGAAAACCTTAAATTTGACCAAAAACTTTATTTTGTCCATCGAGGCACGTACAGTCCTGTACTTCCACCATCTCCACCTCCTGGACCTGTCGCACAACCCATACTCCTGCACCTGTGGTCTCAGGGGCTTCGTTCAATGGATCAAGAACACAACTGCTGTGAGAATAAAGAGCCTTGTTCTCAAGAACTCTTACACCTGCTTTGCTCCTGGAGAACTCAAGAACGTTCCtctgcttgatcttgaacttgaCTGTGACTTCCACACAGCctactacatgtgtattgtcATGTCCACGCTTGTGTTCCTGTACACAACCATGGCCTTCCTTATTGGCAGATACCACCCCTACCTACAGTACTGCTTTCTCTACCTCCGTGGAAAAGCTCGCGGCTACCAGGCCTTGCCAAGGAGAAACCGACACATCGTGTACGACGCCTTTGTGTCCTACAACTGCGAAAGTTTGCGGTGGGTCCAGAACCAGCTCATCCCCAACCTAGAGGACCGGCGGCCGCACTACAGACTCTGCATCGCCGACCGCGACTTCCTAGCGGGGAGAGACATAGTGGACAACATCGTGGAGGGGATCCAGCAGAGCAGGAAAACAGTCTGCTTGCTGACCAAgag GTTCATTGCCAGCGGATGGTGCACGCTGGAGTTTAAGCTGGCGCGGCACAGGCTGTTCGACGAGGGGGAGGACGTCCTGATCCTGGTGCTCCTGGAGGACGTCCCGGTCACGCAGCTGTCGCGCTACCACCTGCTGCAGAGGCTCATGTCCAGGAAAACCTACCTGGTGTGGCCGGGCGACCCCGCGGGGAGGGCGCTCTTCTGGGCACGGCTAAGACTGGCGCTGGGGTCAAGGAACAGGCTGCCTCAAGGTCAAGAAGTGGAAGATGACTTGGTTTGA